One Psychrobacillus glaciei genomic region harbors:
- the cyoE gene encoding heme o synthase, producing MSNSQSITATTETDKVPETTSFIKDFLALIKIGIVNSNLITTFTGIWLAFQFTNRNFLQELDLMFYTLFGAAFIIAGSGAMNNYIDRDIDPIMKSKRARPTVTGRFKPIAVLTTSLTLLVVGEILLFLASTSAGIWGLAGIISYVVLYSMWSKRKHVSNTIVGSISGAIPPLIGWAAVEPGLSYGALALFLIMFVWQPPHFYALAMKRTEEYRAAGIPMLPVVKGFARTKRSMLLWVIFLFPLPFLLMDLGISFLVLATLLNIGWLILAIKGFRVKDDLKWATGMFVYSLNYMTILFVSMIIFSIFI from the coding sequence ATGTCAAATAGTCAATCAATTACCGCTACTACCGAGACTGACAAAGTTCCAGAAACAACTTCTTTCATAAAAGACTTTCTAGCACTTATTAAGATTGGGATTGTCAATTCGAATTTAATAACAACGTTTACTGGTATTTGGTTAGCTTTTCAATTTACTAACCGTAATTTTCTTCAGGAACTAGATCTAATGTTTTATACGCTTTTTGGTGCGGCTTTCATAATCGCCGGATCTGGTGCGATGAATAATTATATAGATCGTGATATTGACCCTATTATGAAAAGTAAAAGAGCTAGACCCACTGTTACTGGAAGGTTTAAACCGATTGCCGTACTGACAACTTCTCTTACTTTATTAGTTGTAGGTGAAATTTTATTATTCCTGGCTTCAACATCTGCTGGAATTTGGGGACTGGCGGGTATCATTAGTTATGTGGTTCTTTATTCGATGTGGTCAAAAAGAAAGCATGTTAGTAACACAATAGTAGGAAGTATATCAGGAGCAATACCACCTTTAATCGGATGGGCTGCTGTAGAACCAGGCTTAAGCTACGGAGCTCTTGCATTATTCTTAATTATGTTTGTGTGGCAACCACCACATTTTTATGCTCTTGCAATGAAACGAACAGAAGAATATAGAGCAGCAGGTATACCAATGCTTCCAGTTGTGAAAGGATTTGCACGTACAAAGCGTTCGATGCTTCTATGGGTAATCTTTTTGTTCCCTTTACCATTTTTGTTAATGGATCTTGGAATTTCCTTTCTAGTATTAGCTACGTTATTAAATATCGGTTGGCTTATACTTGCAATTAAAGGTTTCCGGGTAAAAGATGATTTGAAATGGGCAACTGGTATGTTTGTTTATTCATTAAACTATATGACCATCCTGTTCGTATCAATGATTATCTTTTCTATTTTTATTTAA
- the coxB gene encoding cytochrome c oxidase subunit II produces MMKGLKKWRLFSVLAALTIFLSGCGEEYLSTLTPAGQVGRDQFNLLLLSSAIMALVIIVVGIIYVVAIVKFRRSKLGEDFIPKQVEGSHTLEIIWTVIPIILLLILAVPTVFYTYKHADVAGMADVNAEGNKTALTVNVTAKLYWWEFEYPDLGVVTAQELVVPTNEKVYFNLKAADVKHSFWIPTAGGKMDTNVDNVNQFYLEFDKESAGLEQGVFYGKCAELCGPSHALMDFKVKTMNRPDFDAWVAKAKSTEHVAVGDSAKQGEALFSSAGCIGCHATSVAGTGGSMGPNLGTFGDRNRVAGFMDHTKENIKSWINDPQSYKPGNKMPQPEDLNNGKKFTDEQLDALADYLMELSVEK; encoded by the coding sequence ATGATGAAAGGGCTTAAAAAATGGCGACTTTTTTCAGTGTTAGCAGCTCTAACGATTTTCCTATCGGGTTGTGGCGAAGAATACCTATCGACGCTTACACCTGCTGGACAAGTTGGAAGAGATCAATTTAATTTACTACTACTTTCTTCTGCTATTATGGCTTTAGTTATAATTGTAGTAGGAATTATCTATGTAGTTGCTATCGTGAAGTTCCGTCGTTCAAAATTAGGGGAAGATTTTATCCCTAAGCAAGTTGAAGGAAGTCATACTTTAGAAATTATTTGGACAGTTATTCCAATTATTCTTCTATTAATTCTTGCAGTTCCGACAGTATTTTATACTTATAAACATGCTGATGTAGCTGGTATGGCAGATGTAAATGCAGAAGGTAATAAAACTGCCTTGACAGTAAACGTTACTGCTAAACTTTATTGGTGGGAGTTTGAGTACCCTGATTTAGGTGTAGTAACTGCACAGGAACTAGTTGTTCCAACAAACGAAAAAGTATATTTCAATTTGAAAGCAGCTGATGTAAAACACTCATTTTGGATTCCAACAGCTGGCGGTAAGATGGATACAAACGTAGATAATGTCAATCAATTCTATTTAGAGTTTGACAAAGAATCGGCTGGCTTAGAGCAAGGCGTATTCTATGGTAAATGTGCGGAACTTTGTGGTCCTTCTCATGCTTTAATGGACTTTAAAGTAAAAACAATGAATAGACCAGATTTTGATGCATGGGTAGCAAAAGCGAAATCTACGGAACATGTTGCAGTAGGAGACAGTGCTAAGCAAGGTGAAGCTCTATTCTCTAGTGCAGGTTGTATCGGATGTCACGCAACTTCTGTTGCAGGTACAGGCGGAAGCATGGGTCCAAACCTAGGTACTTTTGGAGACCGTAATCGCGTTGCTGGATTTATGGATCATACGAAAGAAAACATCAAATCATGGATTAATGATCCACAAAGTTATAAACCAGGTAACAAAATGCCACAACCTGAAGATTTAAACAATGGCAAAAAATTTACTGATGAGCAATTAGATGCTCTTGCGGATTATTTGATGGAATTATCTGTTGAAAAGTAA
- a CDS encoding cytochrome c oxidase subunit I has product MSSIAKKKGFGASVWDFLTTVDHKKIAILYLAAGGLFFVIGGLEAMLIRIQLAKPDNDFVSAGLFNEIITMHGTTMIFLAAMPILFGFMNAVMPLQIGARDVAFPFLNALGFWLFLFGGIFLNLSWFLGGAPDAGWTSYASLSLASPGHGIDFYALGLQIAGAGTYIGGINFLVTIINMRAPGMTYMRMPLMTWTTFVASALILFAFPPLTVGLFFLIFDRMFGANFFDHTMGGNTIIWEHLFWIFGHPEVYILILPAFGIFSEIFSIFSRKRLFGYSSMVFATVLIGFLGFMVWAHHMFTVGLGPTANAIFAVATMAIAVPTGMKIFNWLLTIWGGSIKVTVPMLYALGFIPSFVAGGVTGIMQAAAPLDYQLHDSYFIVAHFHYVIVGGVVLAILAALHLYWPLMFNQMLSEKLGKWTFWFFFLGFHCTFFIQHFLGLMGMPRRVFTFREGQGWDLFNLISSLGAGLMAIGVIILVINIIITIVKNEKVGNDPWEDGRTLEWAIPQPVPYYNFKQTPLVRGLDTFWIEKQEGNKEGMTYAEPISDIHMPNNSFIPFVMSFGLFVAAFGALYHADHSWGILVIILGLGITLLSMAVRSLKDDHGYHIHKEELMNEKGGK; this is encoded by the coding sequence GTGAGTTCAATCGCAAAGAAAAAAGGCTTTGGCGCTTCTGTATGGGACTTCTTAACGACAGTCGACCATAAAAAAATCGCTATCCTTTACCTCGCTGCCGGCGGTTTGTTTTTCGTAATCGGTGGTCTTGAGGCAATGCTAATTCGTATACAATTAGCAAAACCGGATAATGATTTTGTTAGTGCAGGCTTATTTAACGAAATTATTACAATGCATGGTACAACGATGATTTTCTTAGCGGCCATGCCAATATTATTTGGATTTATGAATGCAGTTATGCCACTTCAGATTGGTGCACGTGACGTTGCATTCCCATTTCTGAATGCTCTTGGTTTTTGGTTGTTCCTATTCGGAGGAATTTTCCTTAACTTATCTTGGTTCTTAGGTGGCGCACCTGATGCAGGATGGACGTCGTATGCATCATTATCATTGGCTTCACCAGGACATGGTATTGACTTCTATGCACTCGGGCTTCAAATAGCCGGTGCCGGAACTTATATTGGAGGTATTAACTTCCTAGTAACAATTATAAATATGCGTGCTCCGGGTATGACATACATGCGTATGCCATTAATGACTTGGACTACATTTGTTGCAAGTGCGTTAATCCTATTTGCTTTCCCACCACTTACTGTTGGTTTGTTTTTCTTAATCTTTGACCGTATGTTCGGTGCAAACTTCTTTGATCATACAATGGGTGGTAATACAATAATCTGGGAGCATTTATTCTGGATTTTCGGGCATCCTGAGGTATATATCTTAATATTACCGGCTTTTGGTATATTCTCTGAGATATTCTCTATATTCTCACGTAAACGACTATTTGGTTATTCATCCATGGTTTTTGCAACTGTATTAATCGGTTTCTTAGGATTCATGGTTTGGGCTCACCATATGTTTACAGTTGGTTTAGGACCAACAGCAAATGCTATTTTCGCTGTTGCTACAATGGCAATCGCTGTTCCTACAGGTATGAAGATTTTTAACTGGTTGCTTACAATTTGGGGAGGAAGTATTAAAGTTACGGTTCCAATGCTGTATGCTTTAGGATTTATTCCTTCATTCGTAGCAGGTGGGGTAACTGGTATCATGCAAGCTGCCGCTCCACTAGATTATCAATTGCACGATTCATACTTTATCGTTGCCCATTTCCACTACGTAATCGTAGGGGGAGTAGTGCTTGCTATTTTAGCAGCATTACACTTATATTGGCCTTTAATGTTCAATCAAATGTTAAGTGAAAAATTAGGGAAATGGACATTCTGGTTCTTCTTCCTTGGATTCCATTGTACTTTCTTTATTCAACATTTCTTAGGATTAATGGGTATGCCACGTCGTGTATTTACGTTCCGCGAAGGGCAAGGTTGGGATTTATTCAACTTAATCAGTTCTTTAGGTGCAGGATTAATGGCAATAGGGGTTATCATTTTAGTTATTAACATTATTATCACGATTGTAAAAAATGAAAAAGTTGGTAATGATCCTTGGGAAGATGGCCGTACGTTAGAATGGGCTATTCCACAACCAGTGCCTTATTATAACTTTAAACAAACACCACTTGTTCGGGGACTTGATACTTTTTGGATTGAGAAACAAGAAGGTAATAAAGAAGGTATGACATATGCAGAACCAATTTCTGATATACATATGCCTAACAACTCATTTATTCCTTTTGTGATGTCATTTGGATTATTTGTAGCTGCATTTGGTGCTCTATACCATGCTGATCATTCATGGGGTATATTAGTTATCATACTTGGATTAGGTATTACATTACTTTCAATGGCAGTTCGTTCACTTAAAGATGATCATGGTTATCATATTCACAAAGAAGAATTAATGAATGAAAAAGGGGGTAAATAA
- a CDS encoding cytochrome (ubi)quinol oxidase subunit III: MDFNTKYTPQSWPDHPEQVTLEGKNKFLGFWLFLGGETVLFASLFATYLALKDKGPSGMEFSTHSLYELPLAFVMTMLLLTSSLTSVYAMYHMKNHNFKGMQTWMAITVFLGLGFLALEIYEFNHYVHLGFNYGQSAFSSAFFTLVGTHGLHVVIGLGWIVLLLLRNAKRGFSLYNAPKYYTASLYWHFIDVVWVFIFTVVYLMGVVG; encoded by the coding sequence ATGGACTTTAATACGAAGTACACCCCACAATCTTGGCCAGATCATCCAGAGCAAGTAACTTTAGAAGGTAAAAACAAATTCTTAGGTTTCTGGTTATTTCTAGGTGGAGAAACTGTATTATTCGCTAGTTTATTTGCTACTTATTTAGCTCTAAAAGACAAGGGACCAAGTGGAATGGAGTTTTCAACTCATTCACTTTATGAGTTGCCACTAGCTTTTGTTATGACTATGTTGCTTTTAACTTCATCTTTAACAAGTGTTTATGCAATGTATCATATGAAAAACCATAACTTTAAAGGTATGCAAACTTGGATGGCTATCACGGTATTCCTTGGTCTTGGATTCTTAGCTTTAGAGATTTATGAGTTTAATCATTATGTTCACTTAGGTTTTAATTATGGTCAAAGTGCATTTTCATCTGCTTTCTTTACATTAGTTGGAACGCATGGTCTTCACGTTGTAATTGGTCTTGGGTGGATTGTTTTACTACTTTTACGTAATGCAAAACGCGGATTTAGCTTATATAATGCACCAAAATACTATACTGCTTCTTTATACTGGCACTTTATCGATGTTGTGTGGGTATTCATCTTTACTGTAGTATACTTGATGGGAGTTGTTGGTTAA
- the ctaF gene encoding cytochrome c oxidase subunit IVB, giving the protein MSHDAHVYVKTQTEYEYTRRKRREEMRNQVTTFAIMIFMTLVAFSSVAAGFSKYFVVPVILLLAAIQVVLQLYYFMHMSEKNHGITAFFLYLGATFAFTFILTFLTIVWW; this is encoded by the coding sequence ATGTCACACGACGCTCACGTTTATGTGAAAACACAAACAGAGTATGAATATACTCGTCGTAAAAGAAGAGAAGAAATGCGTAATCAAGTAACGACATTTGCAATTATGATTTTTATGACATTAGTTGCATTTAGTTCAGTTGCTGCTGGTTTTTCAAAGTATTTTGTTGTACCAGTAATATTACTATTAGCTGCTATTCAAGTGGTATTACAACTTTACTACTTCATGCATATGAGTGAAAAAAATCACGGTATTACAGCTTTCTTCTTATATCTAGGTGCAACTTTTGCATTTACTTTTATCCTTACGTTTTTAACAATTGTTTGGTGGTAA